A genome region from Brooklawnia propionicigenes includes the following:
- a CDS encoding NAD(P)-dependent oxidoreductase yields MTTSRVALLGPGKMGAPMGHQLIAAGHQLTVWARREASAAALTAEGAVFEATPRIIGQTCDVIIDMLQDLTQLAPLLDGPDGLLAGIETPTVLVVSSTVAPGDVRELARRVAVATEDLLQVVDAPVSGGEAGAKAGTLSIMVGGDDEPAAKAIEVLKACGTPVHCGPLGAGEVVKACNQMIVGVTMAALAEAALLAEGAGVDVALMYSMLAKGWGGSAVLNAKHAKVEQRDYSNTGAAKFMVKDLKIALGEAAASSRTLPISSKALQIYQGLTEAGLGDDDLAVVHKYLEQITAE; encoded by the coding sequence ATGACTACCTCACGTGTGGCCCTGCTGGGCCCGGGCAAGATGGGCGCCCCGATGGGGCATCAGTTGATCGCCGCCGGTCACCAGCTGACGGTGTGGGCGCGTCGCGAGGCCTCGGCCGCAGCCCTGACAGCCGAGGGCGCGGTCTTCGAGGCGACACCGCGAATCATCGGGCAGACCTGCGACGTGATCATCGACATGCTGCAGGATCTCACCCAACTGGCGCCGCTGCTCGATGGCCCGGATGGCCTGTTGGCCGGCATTGAGACGCCGACCGTGCTCGTGGTGAGCTCCACCGTCGCCCCCGGCGATGTCCGCGAGTTGGCGCGCCGTGTCGCGGTGGCTACCGAAGACCTGCTGCAGGTGGTGGACGCCCCGGTGAGCGGTGGCGAGGCCGGCGCCAAGGCAGGTACCTTGTCGATCATGGTCGGTGGGGATGACGAACCGGCAGCGAAGGCGATTGAGGTGCTGAAGGCCTGCGGCACGCCGGTGCACTGCGGCCCCCTGGGGGCCGGTGAGGTCGTCAAGGCCTGCAATCAGATGATCGTCGGCGTGACGATGGCCGCGCTCGCCGAGGCCGCGCTGCTCGCCGAGGGCGCCGGCGTGGATGTGGCGTTGATGTACTCGATGCTCGCCAAGGGCTGGGGCGGCAGCGCTGTGCTGAACGCGAAGCACGCCAAGGTCGAACAGCGCGACTACTCCAACACCGGCGCCGCCAAGTTCATGGTCAAGGACCTGAAGATCGCGCTCGGCGAGGCCGCGGCCTCGTCGCGGACATTGCCGATCAGCAGCAAGGCACTGCAGATCTACCAGGGCCTCACCGAAGCCGGACTCGGCGACGACGACCTGGCCGTCGTCCACAAGTACCTGGAACAGATCACTGCCGAGTGA
- a CDS encoding SDR family oxidoreductase — MNSAFDISGLTAVITGGGRGLGLGITTALLDAGVDVHVISRRPPDESVVVQAVESGRRLIHHQADLSDREALPVIAEQILATDQIDILVNNAGTQERHPAIEFPLESFDRVIDINLRSVFQACQLFGAAMLERGRGKIINIASMLSFQGGFNVPAYAASKGGVAQLTKALCNEWASRGVNVNAIAPGYMDTEMNTALIADPVRSEQIMVRIPAGRWGNGEDIGNVAVFLASPASDYIHGQIVPVDGGWLAR; from the coding sequence ATGAACTCAGCTTTTGACATTTCCGGCCTGACCGCCGTGATCACCGGAGGAGGTCGGGGGCTCGGGCTCGGTATTACGACCGCATTGCTGGATGCCGGAGTCGACGTGCACGTGATCTCCCGGCGTCCGCCCGATGAGAGCGTGGTCGTCCAGGCCGTTGAGAGCGGACGGAGACTCATCCATCACCAGGCCGATCTGTCCGACCGTGAGGCGCTACCGGTGATCGCCGAACAGATCCTGGCCACCGATCAGATCGACATTCTGGTCAACAACGCAGGCACACAGGAACGCCACCCGGCGATCGAGTTTCCGCTGGAGTCCTTCGACCGGGTAATCGACATCAATCTGCGTTCGGTCTTCCAGGCCTGCCAGCTCTTCGGGGCTGCCATGCTGGAGCGTGGGCGCGGCAAGATCATCAACATCGCCTCGATGCTCAGCTTCCAAGGCGGCTTCAACGTGCCGGCCTATGCGGCATCCAAGGGCGGTGTCGCCCAGTTGACCAAGGCGCTGTGCAACGAATGGGCGTCGCGGGGGGTCAACGTGAACGCGATCGCCCCCGGGTACATGGACACCGAGATGAACACCGCGCTGATCGCCGATCCGGTGCGCAGCGAACAGATCATGGTGCGCATTCCGGCCGGGCGCTGGGGCAATGGCGAAGACATCGGCAACGTCGCTGTCTTCCTGGCATCGCCGGCCTCCGACTACATTCACGGTCAGATCGTCCCCGTCGACGGCGGTTGGCTCGCGCGCTAG
- a CDS encoding IclR family transcriptional regulator, whose amino-acid sequence MCSASVEVPPRGSPSVSRAVAILNLIAQRPGGWSLTKIASSLGLAKSSVLTILTSLEAAGMVSRTDNYYDLDVGVLTPAGGFLRGTDSISQFKREVAAAPVLSGELAHLALLAGREVTYIARHVGREPLPVTAGVGDRFPASITAVGVALLAQLSDEQIVELYGDLERLPRWSPRSTTNLSTLLAKLNETRAAGYAVDDGETYPNVFAYGLVVHRVGNHAQDFSMSVSLLLDEATPKRRAQALEELKGVRDALESGNDLR is encoded by the coding sequence ATGTGCAGTGCATCAGTAGAAGTGCCACCGCGCGGGTCACCTTCGGTGTCCCGCGCGGTGGCCATCTTGAACCTGATCGCGCAGCGGCCAGGCGGCTGGTCGTTGACCAAGATCGCGTCCAGCCTCGGGCTGGCGAAGTCGTCCGTGCTGACCATCCTGACCTCGTTGGAGGCCGCCGGAATGGTCAGCCGGACCGACAACTACTACGACTTGGACGTCGGCGTCCTGACCCCTGCAGGCGGCTTCCTGCGCGGCACGGATTCGATCAGCCAGTTCAAGCGCGAAGTCGCGGCAGCACCGGTGCTGTCGGGTGAGCTCGCCCATCTGGCGCTGCTCGCCGGCCGGGAGGTCACCTATATCGCGCGTCATGTCGGACGTGAACCCCTGCCGGTGACCGCCGGAGTGGGCGACCGGTTCCCCGCCTCGATCACCGCGGTGGGGGTGGCCCTGCTCGCGCAGCTCAGCGATGAGCAGATCGTCGAACTCTACGGCGACCTGGAGCGGCTGCCGCGCTGGTCACCGCGCTCGACGACCAATCTGTCCACTCTGCTGGCCAAGCTGAACGAGACGCGCGCTGCCGGCTATGCGGTCGACGACGGTGAGACCTACCCCAACGTCTTCGCCTACGGACTGGTGGTACACCGGGTCGGCAATCATGCGCAGGACTTCTCGATGAGCGTCTCACTGCTGCTGGACGAAGCCACCCCGAAGCGCCGGGCGCAGGCCCTCGAAGAGCTGAAGGGCGTGCGAGACGCCCTGGAGTCGGGCAACGACCTGCGCTGA